A stretch of the Nomascus leucogenys isolate Asia unplaced genomic scaffold, Asia_NLE_v1 Super-Scaffold_241, whole genome shotgun sequence genome encodes the following:
- the TMEM160 gene encoding transmembrane protein 160 translates to MGGGWWWARAARLARLRFRRSLLPPQRPRSGGARGSFAPGHGPRAGASPPPVSELDRADAWLLRKAHETAFLSWFRNGLLASGIGVISFMQSDMGREAAYGFFLLGGLCVVWGSASYAVGLAALRGPMQLTLGGAAVGVGAVLAASLLWACAVGLYMGQLELDVELVPEDDGTASAEGPDEAGRPPPE, encoded by the exons ATGGGAGGCGGCTGGTGGTGGGCTCGGGCTGCTCGCCTGGCCCGTCTCCGCTTCCGGAGGTCGCTACTGCCGCCTCAGCGGCCCCGGAGCGGGGGCGCCCGGGGGTCCTTCGCCCCAGGCCACGGTCCCCGCGCCGGGGCTTCGCCGCCCCCAGTGTCCGAGCTGGATCGTGCGGACGCCTGGCTCCTCCGAAAGGCGCACGAGACAG ccttcCTCTCCTGGTTCCGCAATGGCCTCCTGGCATCGGGCATCGGGGTCATCTCCTTCATGCAGAGTGACATGGGTCGGGAAGCAGCATATG GCTTCTTCCTGCTGGGCGGCCTGTGCGTGGTGTGGGGCAGCGCCTCGTACGCTGTGGGCCTCGCGGCGCTGCGAGGGCCCATGCAGCTGACGCTGGGGGGCGCGGCCGTGGGCGTGGGCGCCGTGCTGGCCGCCAGCCTGCTCTGGGCGTGCGCCGTGGGCCTCTACATGGGGCAGCTGGAGCTGGACGTGGAGCTGGTGCCCGAGGACGACGGGACGGCCTCCGCGGAAGGCCCTGATGAGGCGGGTCGGCCACCACCTGAGTGA
- the NPAS1 gene encoding neuronal PAS domain-containing protein 1 isoform X2, whose translation MRRLGVRIPPERAPPEMAAPYPGSGGGSEVKCVGGRGASVPWDFLPGLMVKAPSGPCLQAQRKEKSRNAARSRRGKENLEFFELAKLLPLPGAISSQLDKASIVRLSVTYLRLRRFAALGAPPWGLRAAGPPAGLAPGRRGPAALVSEVFEQHLGGHILQSLDGFVFALNQEGKFLYISETVSIYLGLSQVEMTGSSVFDYIHPGDHSEVLEQLGLRTPTPGPPTPPSVSSSSSSSSSLADTPEIEASLTKVSPSSLVQERSFFVRMKSTLTKRGLHVKASGYKVIHVTGRLRAHALGLVALGHTLPPAPLAELPLHGHMIVFRLSLGLTILACESRVSDHMDLGPSELVGRSCYQFVHGQDATRIRQSHVDLLDKGQVMTGYYRWLQRAGGFVWLQSVATVAGSGKSPGEHHVLWVSHVLSQAEGGQTPLDAFQLPASMACEEASSPGPEPTEPEPPTEGKQAAPAKNEAPLTQGKRIKVEPGPRETKGSEDSGDEDPSGHPATPRPEFTSVIRAGVLKQDPVRPWGLAPPGDPPPALLHAGFLPPVVRGLCTPGAIRYGPAELGLVYPHLQRLGPGPALPEAFYPPLGLPYPGPAGTRLPRKGD comes from the exons ATGAG GAGACTCGGGGTTCGGATCCCGCCTGAGCGAGCCCCCCCGGAGATGGCGGCCCCCTATCCCGGCAGTGGCGGCGGAAGCGAGGTCAAATGCGTGGGAGGCCGCGGCGCCAGCGTCCCCTGGGACTTTCTACCCGGGCTGATGGTCAAGGCGCCGTCCGGACCGTG CCTGCAGGCGCAGCGCAAGGAGAAGTCCCGGAACGCGGCGCGCTCGCGGCGCGGGAAGGAGAACCTGGAGTTCTTCGAGCTGGCCAAGCTTCTCCCGCTGCCCGGCGCCATCTCCAGCCAGCTGGACAAGGCTTCCATCGTGCGCCTCAGCGTCACCTACCTCCGCCTGCGCAGGTTCGCCGCGCTGGGGGCGCCGCCCTGGGGGCTGAGAGCCGCGGGGCCGCCAGCTGGCCTCG ccccaggccgcCGCGGCCCCGCAGCGCTGGTCTCCGAAGTCTTCGAGCAGCACCTGGGAGGTCACATCTTGCAG TCCCTGGATGGCTTTGTGTTCGCCTTGAACCAGGAAGGAAAATTCCTCTACATCTCAGAGACAGTCTCCATCTATCTGGGTCTCTCACAG GTGGAGATGACGGGCAGCAGCGTCTTCGACTACATTCACCCTGGGGACCACTCAgaggtgctggaacaactggggCTGCGGACCCCGACCCCCGGCCCACCAACCCCGCCCTCcgtctcctcttcctcctcctcttcctcttcgcTTGCAGATACCCCCGAGATCG AGGCCAGCCTCACCAAGGTGTCCCCCTCCTCCCTGGTCCAGGAGCGCTCCTTCTTTGTCCGCATGAAATCCACGCTCACCAAGAGGGGGCTGCACGTCAAGGCCTCGGGGTACAAG GTCATCCACGTCACTGGGCGCCTTCGGGCCCATGCCCTGGGCCTTGTGGCCCTCGGGCACACGTTGCCCCCGGCCCCCCTGGCTGAGCTGCCACTCCACGGACACATGATCGTCTTCCGTCTCAGCCTGGGTCTCACCATCCTTGCTTGTGAGAGCAG AGTCAGCGACCACATGGACCTGGGGCCCTCAGAGCTGGTGGGCCGCAGCTGCTACCAGTTCGTCCATGGACAGGATGCCACCAGGATCCGCCAAAGCCATGTGGACT tgctGGACAAGGGTCAGGTGATGACTGGTTACTACCGTTGGCTGCAGCGCGCTGGGGGCTTCGTGTGGCTGCAGTCTGTGGCCACGGTGGCTGGGAGCGGGAAGAGCCCCGGGGAGCACCATGTGCTTTGGGTCAGCCACGTGCTCAG CCAAGCCGAGGGTGGCCAAACTCCTTTGGATGCCTTCCAGCTTCCAGCCAGCATGGCCTGTGAGGAGGCATCCAGCCCAGGGCCAGAGCCCACAG AGCCGGAGCCTCCGACGGAAGGGAAGCAGGCTGCCCCGGCGAAGAACGAGGCCCCCCTGACCCAGGGCAAACGCATCAAAGTGGAGCCCGGCCCGAGGGAAACCAAAGGCTCAGAGGACAGTGGCGACGAGGATCCCTCCGGCCACCCGGCCACACCGCGGCCCGAGTTCACCTCTGTCATCCGGGCAGGGGTCCTGAAGCAGGACCCGGTGCGGCCATGGGGCCTGGCGCCTCCCGGGGACCCCCCGCCCGCCCTCCTGCACGCGGGCTTCCTGCCGCCGGTGGTGCGGGGCCTGTGCACGCCCGGCGCCATCCGCTACGGCCCCGCGGAGCTGGGCCTGGTGTACCCGCACCTGCAGAGGTTGGGTCCGGGCCCCGCGCTCCCAGAGGCCTTTTACCCGCCCCTGGGCCTGCCCTACCCGGGGCCTGCGGGCACTAGGCTGCCGCGGAAGGGGGACTGA
- the NPAS1 gene encoding neuronal PAS domain-containing protein 1 isoform X1, giving the protein MRRLGVRIPPERAPPEMAAPYPGSGGGSEVKCVGGRGASVPWDFLPGLMVKAPSGPCLQAQRKEKSRNAARSRRGKENLEFFELAKLLPLPGAISSQLDKASIVRLSVTYLRLRRFAALGAPPWGLRAAGPPAGLAPGRRGPAALVSEVFEQHLGGHILQSLDGFVFALNQEGKFLYISETVSIYLGLSQVEMTGSSVFDYIHPGDHSEVLEQLGLRTPTPGPPTPPSVSSSSSSSSSLADTPEIEASLTKVSPSSLVQERSFFVRMKSTLTKRGLHVKASGYKQVIHVTGRLRAHALGLVALGHTLPPAPLAELPLHGHMIVFRLSLGLTILACESRVSDHMDLGPSELVGRSCYQFVHGQDATRIRQSHVDLLDKGQVMTGYYRWLQRAGGFVWLQSVATVAGSGKSPGEHHVLWVSHVLSQAEGGQTPLDAFQLPASMACEEASSPGPEPTEPEPPTEGKQAAPAKNEAPLTQGKRIKVEPGPRETKGSEDSGDEDPSGHPATPRPEFTSVIRAGVLKQDPVRPWGLAPPGDPPPALLHAGFLPPVVRGLCTPGAIRYGPAELGLVYPHLQRLGPGPALPEAFYPPLGLPYPGPAGTRLPRKGD; this is encoded by the exons ATGAG GAGACTCGGGGTTCGGATCCCGCCTGAGCGAGCCCCCCCGGAGATGGCGGCCCCCTATCCCGGCAGTGGCGGCGGAAGCGAGGTCAAATGCGTGGGAGGCCGCGGCGCCAGCGTCCCCTGGGACTTTCTACCCGGGCTGATGGTCAAGGCGCCGTCCGGACCGTG CCTGCAGGCGCAGCGCAAGGAGAAGTCCCGGAACGCGGCGCGCTCGCGGCGCGGGAAGGAGAACCTGGAGTTCTTCGAGCTGGCCAAGCTTCTCCCGCTGCCCGGCGCCATCTCCAGCCAGCTGGACAAGGCTTCCATCGTGCGCCTCAGCGTCACCTACCTCCGCCTGCGCAGGTTCGCCGCGCTGGGGGCGCCGCCCTGGGGGCTGAGAGCCGCGGGGCCGCCAGCTGGCCTCG ccccaggccgcCGCGGCCCCGCAGCGCTGGTCTCCGAAGTCTTCGAGCAGCACCTGGGAGGTCACATCTTGCAG TCCCTGGATGGCTTTGTGTTCGCCTTGAACCAGGAAGGAAAATTCCTCTACATCTCAGAGACAGTCTCCATCTATCTGGGTCTCTCACAG GTGGAGATGACGGGCAGCAGCGTCTTCGACTACATTCACCCTGGGGACCACTCAgaggtgctggaacaactggggCTGCGGACCCCGACCCCCGGCCCACCAACCCCGCCCTCcgtctcctcttcctcctcctcttcctcttcgcTTGCAGATACCCCCGAGATCG AGGCCAGCCTCACCAAGGTGTCCCCCTCCTCCCTGGTCCAGGAGCGCTCCTTCTTTGTCCGCATGAAATCCACGCTCACCAAGAGGGGGCTGCACGTCAAGGCCTCGGGGTACAAG CAGGTCATCCACGTCACTGGGCGCCTTCGGGCCCATGCCCTGGGCCTTGTGGCCCTCGGGCACACGTTGCCCCCGGCCCCCCTGGCTGAGCTGCCACTCCACGGACACATGATCGTCTTCCGTCTCAGCCTGGGTCTCACCATCCTTGCTTGTGAGAGCAG AGTCAGCGACCACATGGACCTGGGGCCCTCAGAGCTGGTGGGCCGCAGCTGCTACCAGTTCGTCCATGGACAGGATGCCACCAGGATCCGCCAAAGCCATGTGGACT tgctGGACAAGGGTCAGGTGATGACTGGTTACTACCGTTGGCTGCAGCGCGCTGGGGGCTTCGTGTGGCTGCAGTCTGTGGCCACGGTGGCTGGGAGCGGGAAGAGCCCCGGGGAGCACCATGTGCTTTGGGTCAGCCACGTGCTCAG CCAAGCCGAGGGTGGCCAAACTCCTTTGGATGCCTTCCAGCTTCCAGCCAGCATGGCCTGTGAGGAGGCATCCAGCCCAGGGCCAGAGCCCACAG AGCCGGAGCCTCCGACGGAAGGGAAGCAGGCTGCCCCGGCGAAGAACGAGGCCCCCCTGACCCAGGGCAAACGCATCAAAGTGGAGCCCGGCCCGAGGGAAACCAAAGGCTCAGAGGACAGTGGCGACGAGGATCCCTCCGGCCACCCGGCCACACCGCGGCCCGAGTTCACCTCTGTCATCCGGGCAGGGGTCCTGAAGCAGGACCCGGTGCGGCCATGGGGCCTGGCGCCTCCCGGGGACCCCCCGCCCGCCCTCCTGCACGCGGGCTTCCTGCCGCCGGTGGTGCGGGGCCTGTGCACGCCCGGCGCCATCCGCTACGGCCCCGCGGAGCTGGGCCTGGTGTACCCGCACCTGCAGAGGTTGGGTCCGGGCCCCGCGCTCCCAGAGGCCTTTTACCCGCCCCTGGGCCTGCCCTACCCGGGGCCTGCGGGCACTAGGCTGCCGCGGAAGGGGGACTGA
- the NPAS1 gene encoding neuronal PAS domain-containing protein 1 isoform X4: protein MAAPYPGSGGGSEVKCVGGRGASVPWDFLPGLMVKAPSGPCLQAQRKEKSRNAARSRRGKENLEFFELAKLLPLPGAISSQLDKASIVRLSVTYLRLRRFAALGAPPWGLRAAGPPAGLAPGRRGPAALVSEVFEQHLGGHILQSLDGFVFALNQEGKFLYISETVSIYLGLSQVEMTGSSVFDYIHPGDHSEVLEQLGLRTPTPGPPTPPSVSSSSSSSSSLADTPEIEASLTKVSPSSLVQERSFFVRMKSTLTKRGLHVKASGYKVIHVTGRLRAHALGLVALGHTLPPAPLAELPLHGHMIVFRLSLGLTILACESRVSDHMDLGPSELVGRSCYQFVHGQDATRIRQSHVDLLDKGQVMTGYYRWLQRAGGFVWLQSVATVAGSGKSPGEHHVLWVSHVLSQAEGGQTPLDAFQLPASMACEEASSPGPEPTEPEPPTEGKQAAPAKNEAPLTQGKRIKVEPGPRETKGSEDSGDEDPSGHPATPRPEFTSVIRAGVLKQDPVRPWGLAPPGDPPPALLHAGFLPPVVRGLCTPGAIRYGPAELGLVYPHLQRLGPGPALPEAFYPPLGLPYPGPAGTRLPRKGD from the exons ATGGCGGCCCCCTATCCCGGCAGTGGCGGCGGAAGCGAGGTCAAATGCGTGGGAGGCCGCGGCGCCAGCGTCCCCTGGGACTTTCTACCCGGGCTGATGGTCAAGGCGCCGTCCGGACCGTG CCTGCAGGCGCAGCGCAAGGAGAAGTCCCGGAACGCGGCGCGCTCGCGGCGCGGGAAGGAGAACCTGGAGTTCTTCGAGCTGGCCAAGCTTCTCCCGCTGCCCGGCGCCATCTCCAGCCAGCTGGACAAGGCTTCCATCGTGCGCCTCAGCGTCACCTACCTCCGCCTGCGCAGGTTCGCCGCGCTGGGGGCGCCGCCCTGGGGGCTGAGAGCCGCGGGGCCGCCAGCTGGCCTCG ccccaggccgcCGCGGCCCCGCAGCGCTGGTCTCCGAAGTCTTCGAGCAGCACCTGGGAGGTCACATCTTGCAG TCCCTGGATGGCTTTGTGTTCGCCTTGAACCAGGAAGGAAAATTCCTCTACATCTCAGAGACAGTCTCCATCTATCTGGGTCTCTCACAG GTGGAGATGACGGGCAGCAGCGTCTTCGACTACATTCACCCTGGGGACCACTCAgaggtgctggaacaactggggCTGCGGACCCCGACCCCCGGCCCACCAACCCCGCCCTCcgtctcctcttcctcctcctcttcctcttcgcTTGCAGATACCCCCGAGATCG AGGCCAGCCTCACCAAGGTGTCCCCCTCCTCCCTGGTCCAGGAGCGCTCCTTCTTTGTCCGCATGAAATCCACGCTCACCAAGAGGGGGCTGCACGTCAAGGCCTCGGGGTACAAG GTCATCCACGTCACTGGGCGCCTTCGGGCCCATGCCCTGGGCCTTGTGGCCCTCGGGCACACGTTGCCCCCGGCCCCCCTGGCTGAGCTGCCACTCCACGGACACATGATCGTCTTCCGTCTCAGCCTGGGTCTCACCATCCTTGCTTGTGAGAGCAG AGTCAGCGACCACATGGACCTGGGGCCCTCAGAGCTGGTGGGCCGCAGCTGCTACCAGTTCGTCCATGGACAGGATGCCACCAGGATCCGCCAAAGCCATGTGGACT tgctGGACAAGGGTCAGGTGATGACTGGTTACTACCGTTGGCTGCAGCGCGCTGGGGGCTTCGTGTGGCTGCAGTCTGTGGCCACGGTGGCTGGGAGCGGGAAGAGCCCCGGGGAGCACCATGTGCTTTGGGTCAGCCACGTGCTCAG CCAAGCCGAGGGTGGCCAAACTCCTTTGGATGCCTTCCAGCTTCCAGCCAGCATGGCCTGTGAGGAGGCATCCAGCCCAGGGCCAGAGCCCACAG AGCCGGAGCCTCCGACGGAAGGGAAGCAGGCTGCCCCGGCGAAGAACGAGGCCCCCCTGACCCAGGGCAAACGCATCAAAGTGGAGCCCGGCCCGAGGGAAACCAAAGGCTCAGAGGACAGTGGCGACGAGGATCCCTCCGGCCACCCGGCCACACCGCGGCCCGAGTTCACCTCTGTCATCCGGGCAGGGGTCCTGAAGCAGGACCCGGTGCGGCCATGGGGCCTGGCGCCTCCCGGGGACCCCCCGCCCGCCCTCCTGCACGCGGGCTTCCTGCCGCCGGTGGTGCGGGGCCTGTGCACGCCCGGCGCCATCCGCTACGGCCCCGCGGAGCTGGGCCTGGTGTACCCGCACCTGCAGAGGTTGGGTCCGGGCCCCGCGCTCCCAGAGGCCTTTTACCCGCCCCTGGGCCTGCCCTACCCGGGGCCTGCGGGCACTAGGCTGCCGCGGAAGGGGGACTGA
- the NPAS1 gene encoding neuronal PAS domain-containing protein 1 isoform X3, whose translation MAAPYPGSGGGSEVKCVGGRGASVPWDFLPGLMVKAPSGPCLQAQRKEKSRNAARSRRGKENLEFFELAKLLPLPGAISSQLDKASIVRLSVTYLRLRRFAALGAPPWGLRAAGPPAGLAPGRRGPAALVSEVFEQHLGGHILQSLDGFVFALNQEGKFLYISETVSIYLGLSQVEMTGSSVFDYIHPGDHSEVLEQLGLRTPTPGPPTPPSVSSSSSSSSSLADTPEIEASLTKVSPSSLVQERSFFVRMKSTLTKRGLHVKASGYKQVIHVTGRLRAHALGLVALGHTLPPAPLAELPLHGHMIVFRLSLGLTILACESRVSDHMDLGPSELVGRSCYQFVHGQDATRIRQSHVDLLDKGQVMTGYYRWLQRAGGFVWLQSVATVAGSGKSPGEHHVLWVSHVLSQAEGGQTPLDAFQLPASMACEEASSPGPEPTEPEPPTEGKQAAPAKNEAPLTQGKRIKVEPGPRETKGSEDSGDEDPSGHPATPRPEFTSVIRAGVLKQDPVRPWGLAPPGDPPPALLHAGFLPPVVRGLCTPGAIRYGPAELGLVYPHLQRLGPGPALPEAFYPPLGLPYPGPAGTRLPRKGD comes from the exons ATGGCGGCCCCCTATCCCGGCAGTGGCGGCGGAAGCGAGGTCAAATGCGTGGGAGGCCGCGGCGCCAGCGTCCCCTGGGACTTTCTACCCGGGCTGATGGTCAAGGCGCCGTCCGGACCGTG CCTGCAGGCGCAGCGCAAGGAGAAGTCCCGGAACGCGGCGCGCTCGCGGCGCGGGAAGGAGAACCTGGAGTTCTTCGAGCTGGCCAAGCTTCTCCCGCTGCCCGGCGCCATCTCCAGCCAGCTGGACAAGGCTTCCATCGTGCGCCTCAGCGTCACCTACCTCCGCCTGCGCAGGTTCGCCGCGCTGGGGGCGCCGCCCTGGGGGCTGAGAGCCGCGGGGCCGCCAGCTGGCCTCG ccccaggccgcCGCGGCCCCGCAGCGCTGGTCTCCGAAGTCTTCGAGCAGCACCTGGGAGGTCACATCTTGCAG TCCCTGGATGGCTTTGTGTTCGCCTTGAACCAGGAAGGAAAATTCCTCTACATCTCAGAGACAGTCTCCATCTATCTGGGTCTCTCACAG GTGGAGATGACGGGCAGCAGCGTCTTCGACTACATTCACCCTGGGGACCACTCAgaggtgctggaacaactggggCTGCGGACCCCGACCCCCGGCCCACCAACCCCGCCCTCcgtctcctcttcctcctcctcttcctcttcgcTTGCAGATACCCCCGAGATCG AGGCCAGCCTCACCAAGGTGTCCCCCTCCTCCCTGGTCCAGGAGCGCTCCTTCTTTGTCCGCATGAAATCCACGCTCACCAAGAGGGGGCTGCACGTCAAGGCCTCGGGGTACAAG CAGGTCATCCACGTCACTGGGCGCCTTCGGGCCCATGCCCTGGGCCTTGTGGCCCTCGGGCACACGTTGCCCCCGGCCCCCCTGGCTGAGCTGCCACTCCACGGACACATGATCGTCTTCCGTCTCAGCCTGGGTCTCACCATCCTTGCTTGTGAGAGCAG AGTCAGCGACCACATGGACCTGGGGCCCTCAGAGCTGGTGGGCCGCAGCTGCTACCAGTTCGTCCATGGACAGGATGCCACCAGGATCCGCCAAAGCCATGTGGACT tgctGGACAAGGGTCAGGTGATGACTGGTTACTACCGTTGGCTGCAGCGCGCTGGGGGCTTCGTGTGGCTGCAGTCTGTGGCCACGGTGGCTGGGAGCGGGAAGAGCCCCGGGGAGCACCATGTGCTTTGGGTCAGCCACGTGCTCAG CCAAGCCGAGGGTGGCCAAACTCCTTTGGATGCCTTCCAGCTTCCAGCCAGCATGGCCTGTGAGGAGGCATCCAGCCCAGGGCCAGAGCCCACAG AGCCGGAGCCTCCGACGGAAGGGAAGCAGGCTGCCCCGGCGAAGAACGAGGCCCCCCTGACCCAGGGCAAACGCATCAAAGTGGAGCCCGGCCCGAGGGAAACCAAAGGCTCAGAGGACAGTGGCGACGAGGATCCCTCCGGCCACCCGGCCACACCGCGGCCCGAGTTCACCTCTGTCATCCGGGCAGGGGTCCTGAAGCAGGACCCGGTGCGGCCATGGGGCCTGGCGCCTCCCGGGGACCCCCCGCCCGCCCTCCTGCACGCGGGCTTCCTGCCGCCGGTGGTGCGGGGCCTGTGCACGCCCGGCGCCATCCGCTACGGCCCCGCGGAGCTGGGCCTGGTGTACCCGCACCTGCAGAGGTTGGGTCCGGGCCCCGCGCTCCCAGAGGCCTTTTACCCGCCCCTGGGCCTGCCCTACCCGGGGCCTGCGGGCACTAGGCTGCCGCGGAAGGGGGACTGA